One Drosophila kikkawai strain 14028-0561.14 chromosome 3L, DkikHiC1v2, whole genome shotgun sequence genomic window carries:
- the LOC108075103 gene encoding probable V-type proton ATPase subunit F translates to MAENQEEMRELDTESLDSLRAPVVVEDPSFLRIAVIAEAEVTLGFLLAGIGYHSDKFRNYMNVDSETPQEELERFFNAVYHKSNMGLIILDYDAAKRLRSVMANCTQLLPVVMTVPNKDSLMAYLDSKERKRRIRARESY, encoded by the exons ATGGCTGAAAATCAGGAAGAAATGCGTGAATTGGACACCGAGAGCTTGGACAGCCTGCGAGCTCCGGTTGTGGTTGAAGATCCTAGTTTTCTGCGTATCGCGGTTATAGCTGAGGCC GAGGTGACCCTAGGATTTCTATTGGCCGGCATTGGCTACCATAGCGATAAATTCCGCAACTACATGAATGTGGATAGTG AAACACCGCAAGAGGAGCTGGAGAGGTTCTTCAATGCCGTCTATCACAAGTCCAACATGGGCCTCATCATTCTCGACTATGATGCCGCCAAGCGACTGCGCTCGGTGATGGCCAACTGTACCCAGTTGCTGCCCGTGGTAATGACGGTGCCCAACAAAGACTCTCTAATGGCCTATCTGGATAGCAAAGAACGTAAGAGGCGAATACGCGCGCGGGAGTCATATTAA
- the Grl62a gene encoding uncharacterized protein Grl62a, whose product MARFHFIVKIVKVFRFAFSVLGLLQLSFNKSQKLYQHKANCCRFVTAIFIVLILFLYNLLSNAVEKENKLVNDLNIESRPANSELRSERFFSIFIFLSLVWSWAKKNQLWNLVNEAQLTYKQIKSLLGKHLNLECSWLVLVYSIFLLLLLGVFGAKSLYYDLPKLVDEQNIITLDGLLQLLNLIMGLPRLIIVLTISLHILYHLMNASWLQSLIELRLHRNLQLYQFQLNILIPSHKKLNILAGYYFRMCYICFLYMLAFRFNHFLQYCVFDSNQVTHKTQYDLEDEAIWAGQDIDNLTNPRDQLIKSLLILSWHLALVMLLLASAYMQQNEYLRLMQESWNFKTDENNSEVKAFLAEKSWKGHTFKRMDILDIMFLSGVSICDHQPVSICFLTDRFRKKNPTYLNLDFIAGHFRLFFNVVISSGIVYFAQQMELRKLQEYLQQEG is encoded by the exons ATGGCACGCTTTCACTTCATCGTTAAAATAGTTAAAGTATTTCGCTTTGCCTTCAGCGTTTTAGGACTTTTGCAGCTGAGCTTCAATAAATCACAAAAATTATATCAGCATAAAGCCAACTGCTGCCGATTTGTCACGGCCATCTTTATAGTATTGATActctttctttataatttGCTCAGCAATGCAgtggaaaaagaaaataagctAGTTAATGACCTGAATATAGAAAGCAGACCTGCGAACAGTGAATTGAGAAGCGAACGATTCTTcagtatatttatatttctcagCCTAGTCTGGTCTTGGGCTAAAAAGAATCAGCTGTGGAATTTGGTAAATGAAGCCCAATTGACATACAAACAAATAAAGTCCTTGCTGGGAAAACATCTGAACTTGGAGTGTTCTTGGCTGGTTTTGGTTTACAGCATTTTTCTGCTGCTTTTACTTGGAGTTTTTGGTGCAAAAAGTCTCTATTATGATTTGCCAAAACTGGTTGATGAACAGAATATCATCACCTTGGATGGGCTCCttcaattattaaatttgataaTGGGTTTGCCACGACTTATAATTGTCCTGACTATATCGCTGCATATCCTGTATCACCTCATGAATGCCAGCTGGCTGCAATCGCTGATTGAACTGCGTTTGCACAGAAACCTACAGTTGTATCAGTTTCAGCTGAATATTCTTATTCCTTCTCACAAAAAGTTGAATATTTTGGCTGGCTATTATTTTCGAATGTGTTATATATGCTTCTTGTATATGTTGGCCTTCAGATTCAATCATTTCTTGCAGTACTGTGTCTTTGATTCCAATCAAGTTACACACAAGACGCAGTATGACTTGGAAGACGAAGCCATTTGGGCTGGTCAAGATATAGACAATTTGACAAATCCCAGGGATCAGCTGATTAAATCTTTGCTTATATTATCCTGGCACTTGGCTTTGGTGATGTTGCTCCTGGCTTCAGCTTACATGCAGCAGaatgaatatttaagattaatgCAAGAAAGCTGGAATTTTAAAACAGATGAAAATAACTCAGAAGTAAAGGCTTTTCTAGCTGAGAAATCCTGGAAGGGACACACATTTAAGAGAATGGATATATTGGACATAATG TTCCTTTCAGGAGTCTCAATTTGCGACCATCAACCGGTTTCTATTTGCTTTCTAACCGACAGGTTTAGGAAAAAGAACCCGACCTATCTCAATTTGGATTTTATCGCAGGACACTTTAGGCTCTTTTTCAATGTGGTGATTTCATCTGGCATTGTCTACTTTGCGCAGCAAATGGAACTTCGGAAATTGCAGGAATACCTCCAGCAGGAAGGCTAA
- the Grl62b gene encoding uncharacterized protein Grl62b, whose amino-acid sequence MEKHATARGFCLCHLICVWYQTGRIGLYLGFYNVGYAEQLRRFICDEQLYVHIMAVVNLLASWLYLCFSQRWIFDQFVMMLYVPLYVYFLILRKHLTNLLNECAGIQKSMQIILGSRLCVKIHKECVYTLMLIVMFILLIIWQIRIYSVYQAVFISGVGFIYHLELLFFGNYLIWLGCIYRALNEFLRQDMRSDRLYILQGVLKQQTILWRVHRNVSRYFALHVLSFMIKPGIQVLMILKSSGQHLNVQMIHITLHLLLVALFLVIAYNLQNQHRKFQGSYLRLADDPNYFVLKSWRLLQHRTLPQAFGVTFMRRRKKDKYKKDVVSLMFSNNFPALQLIKTPLVFATFGLKNMEFRLTLTMLRICLQTHIRELLLLLSLRLLFHKNLTIDDYDYDSQDNFNGNVTQTISQLYRFYFYDEFE is encoded by the exons ATGGAGAAACACGCCACGGCCAGAGGCTTTTGCCTGTGCCACTTAATTTGTGTGTGGTATCAGACTGGACGGATCGGTCTATATTTGGGTTTCTATAATGTTGGCTATGCAGAGCAATTGCGACGTTTCATTTGTGACGAACAACTATATGTCCACATAATGGCGGTGGTTAATTTATTGGCCAGTTGGCTTTATCTATGCTTCAGTCAACGCTGGATTTTTGATCAGTTTGTGATGATGCTCTATGTGCCGCTGTATGTGTACTTTTTGATTCTAAGGAAACATCTGACGAATCTCCTGAATGAGTGCGCCGGTATCCAAAAATCAATGCAAATCATACTTGGCAGTCGACTGTGTGTAAAGATTCACAAGGAGTGTGTTTATACCTTGATGCTGATAGTGATGTTTATCCTGCTGATTATCTGGCAAATCCGAATTTATTCGGTTTATCAGGCTGTTTTCATATCGGGCGTGGGATTTATCTATCACTTGGAACTGCTTTTCTTTGGCAATTATCTCATATGGCTGGGCTGCATCTATCGGGCCTTGAACGAGTTCCTCAGGCAGGACATGAGAAGCGATAGACTGTATATATTACAGGGTGTGCTTAAGCAACAGACAATCCTCTGGAGAGTTCATCGCAATGTTTCACGATACTTTGCCCTTCATGTGCTGAGCTTTATGATCAAGCCAGGCATTCAAGTGCTCATGATACTCAAAAGCTCAGGACAACATTTGAATGTTCAAATGATTCACATAACATTGCATTTACTTCTTGTGGcattatttttggtaattgcTTACAATCTGCAGAATCAGCATCGGAAATTTCAAGGGAGTTATCTGAGATTAGCCGATGATCCAAATTATTTTGTTCTGAAATCATGGCGTTTATTGCAACATCGAACTCTGCCACAGGCCTTTGGTGTGACCTTCATGCGCAGACGTAAAAAGGACAAATATAAAAAGGATGTGGTGTCATTGATG TTCTCTAACAATTTTCCTGCGCtgcaattaataaaaaccCCTCTAGTTTTTGCCACTTTCGGCTTAAAAAACATGGAGTTTCGTCTTACGTTGACTATGCTAAGGATCTGTTTGCAAACTCACATACGTGAACTTCTCCTACTGCTCAGTCTTCGTTTACTTTTCCACAAAAACTTAACTATCGATGACTACGACTATGATTCCCAGGACAATTTCAATGGAAATGTGACCCAAACAATTAGTCAACTGTATCGCTTTTATTTCTACGATGAATTcgaatga